A DNA window from Micromonospora inyonensis contains the following coding sequences:
- a CDS encoding cytochrome P450, with amino-acid sequence MTLVGMGPSEALARLFTAEGKRDPYPLYDALWPLGPAFRLGPELVMVLGYDECSAALRHRDLLVTDADAHRRTGLLAHSTWQCFTKIMMFSNEPDHGRLRQFAGDAYSPRQVARLRPAAVDRGRTLIADLSGRVDLVAAYTYPFTMAVTGDLLGIPSSDRDALRVPVLACTTAFEPILTQDELVAADAGMDVLTDYFRELIRHRRRHPSDDLTGTMVRDGDATGAISEEELVASLVLFLIAGTQTPSDVIGNAVQLVVSRRLPAHDLVADPGTLADFVTEAVRIDPAIHMLTRVAARDLELGGVHIAAGSRVLLTLAAANRDPRRFGRQDEFDVGREGNAPLAFGLGTHYCLGASFAKLLVDVALAELLGRFPAMSLASEPSYREQLVQRGLADLVVNLEG; translated from the coding sequence GTGACGCTGGTCGGAATGGGACCGAGTGAGGCGCTGGCGCGGCTGTTCACCGCCGAGGGCAAGCGGGACCCGTACCCGTTGTATGACGCGTTGTGGCCGCTCGGGCCTGCTTTCCGCCTCGGGCCAGAGCTGGTCATGGTCCTCGGTTACGACGAGTGCTCGGCCGCGCTGCGCCACCGCGACCTGCTGGTCACCGACGCGGACGCGCACCGGCGTACCGGTCTGCTCGCGCACTCCACCTGGCAGTGCTTCACCAAGATCATGATGTTCAGCAACGAGCCCGACCACGGACGGCTGCGCCAGTTCGCCGGGGACGCCTACTCACCGCGGCAGGTCGCGCGCCTTCGGCCTGCCGCAGTCGATCGGGGCAGGACGCTGATCGCCGACCTGTCAGGACGCGTCGACCTGGTGGCGGCGTACACGTATCCGTTCACGATGGCGGTGACCGGCGACCTGCTCGGCATACCTTCGAGCGACCGGGACGCCCTGCGCGTACCCGTACTCGCCTGCACAACGGCGTTCGAGCCCATCCTCACCCAGGACGAGCTGGTTGCCGCCGACGCGGGCATGGACGTGCTCACGGACTATTTCCGCGAGCTGATCCGGCACCGGCGGCGGCACCCCTCGGACGACCTCACCGGCACCATGGTCCGGGACGGCGACGCCACCGGCGCGATCTCCGAGGAGGAGCTCGTCGCCAGCCTGGTCCTGTTCCTCATCGCCGGCACGCAGACACCGAGCGACGTCATCGGCAACGCCGTCCAGCTCGTCGTCTCCCGGCGCCTGCCCGCCCATGACCTGGTCGCGGACCCGGGAACGCTTGCGGACTTCGTCACCGAGGCCGTGCGCATCGACCCCGCCATCCACATGCTGACCCGCGTCGCCGCCCGCGACCTCGAGCTCGGCGGCGTCCACATCGCAGCCGGCTCACGGGTTCTGCTCACCCTGGCGGCGGCGAACCGGGATCCTCGACGGTTCGGGCGGCAGGACGAGTTCGACGTCGGCCGGGAGGGCAACGCGCCGCTGGCCTTCGGGCTCGGCACCCACTACTGCCTTGGCGCGAGCTTCGCCAAGCTGCTGGTCGACGTCGCGCTCGCCGAGCTGCTCGGGCGCTTTCCCGCGATGTCCCTAGCGTCCGAGCCGTCCTATCGGGAGCAGCTCGTGCAACGCGGCCTGGCCGACCTGGTCGTCAACCTCGAGGGCTAA
- a CDS encoding fatty acid desaturase, protein MPAVSVPTSPGADFHHFMEKSRLLEGENLTTAIPRALFTPRTSRGLLGFGVSLSLYAVSIAGIVLAPHWYLYPPLWVLAGLGGWGLHCIAHDCGHGSFSRSRRLNTYVGHIALLPLLYPYQSWRHVHNMHHAHTNNLELDTDWRPVPAQVYARMQWWERAVYSATRTWAFWGGSIRYWLVSGFRPGFFPKASTAREVRRSIAFTAPAGLLLVAGLFVLAGWQGFVVCFLVPWLAIHLWFSATTLMHHSASDLPFLTSEHWTRNAGRLLLTTDFVYPRFLNFLTHNIAVHTAHHVAPAVPFYNLPQAQAALRHAYPGVVREERLRPLSLWRILRDLHLYDARNGFYQTFSGAPVPPEGSGS, encoded by the coding sequence ATGCCGGCAGTTAGCGTGCCCACCTCGCCCGGGGCGGACTTCCACCACTTCATGGAGAAGTCCCGCCTGCTCGAGGGCGAGAATCTGACGACCGCGATACCCAGGGCGCTTTTCACCCCCCGTACCAGTCGGGGTCTGCTCGGATTTGGCGTCAGCCTTTCCCTGTATGCCGTTTCGATTGCCGGGATCGTGCTCGCACCGCACTGGTACCTCTACCCGCCGCTCTGGGTCCTGGCCGGACTGGGCGGCTGGGGTCTGCATTGCATCGCGCACGATTGCGGACACGGGTCCTTTTCCCGTTCGCGGCGGCTCAACACCTATGTCGGGCACATAGCGCTGCTGCCGCTGCTGTACCCGTACCAATCGTGGCGGCACGTGCACAACATGCATCACGCCCACACGAACAACCTCGAGCTCGACACCGACTGGCGGCCGGTACCGGCGCAGGTGTACGCCCGGATGCAGTGGTGGGAGCGGGCCGTGTACTCGGCGACGCGTACGTGGGCGTTCTGGGGTGGCAGCATCCGTTACTGGCTGGTGTCGGGGTTCCGTCCCGGCTTCTTCCCGAAGGCGTCGACGGCCCGTGAGGTACGTCGCTCCATCGCCTTCACCGCCCCGGCCGGCCTGCTCCTGGTCGCGGGCCTGTTCGTGCTGGCGGGGTGGCAGGGGTTCGTCGTCTGCTTCCTCGTGCCGTGGCTCGCGATCCACCTGTGGTTCAGCGCCACCACGCTGATGCACCACAGCGCCAGCGACCTGCCGTTCCTCACCTCCGAGCACTGGACCCGAAACGCCGGTCGGCTGCTACTCACCACCGACTTCGTCTATCCGCGGTTCCTCAACTTCCTGACCCACAACATCGCGGTACACACCGCACACCACGTGGCTCCGGCGGTGCCGTTCTACAACCTGCCCCAGGCCCAGGCCGCCCTGCGGCACGCCTATCCCGGCGTGGTGCGCGAGGAGAGGCTGCGCCCGCTCAGCCTGTGGCGGATCCTGCGGGACCTGCACCTGTACGACGCTCGGAACGGTTTCTACCAGACGTTCTCCGGAGCGCCAGTGCCCCCCGAGGGGAGCGGTTCGTGA
- a CDS encoding acyl carrier protein: protein MAFFKKVEKPQGPLTADTLRTWLTNYVAERVGVPAAEIDTARNFEDYGLDSRAGITLTGQLERLVEQRLSPALLFDYGSIDAVVEHLESQGMLAHAGS, encoded by the coding sequence ATGGCCTTTTTCAAAAAGGTGGAAAAACCGCAGGGCCCGTTGACCGCGGACACGCTGCGGACCTGGCTGACGAACTACGTAGCCGAGCGGGTCGGCGTGCCGGCCGCGGAGATCGACACCGCCAGGAACTTCGAGGACTACGGCCTCGACTCGCGCGCGGGAATCACGCTGACCGGGCAGCTCGAACGTCTCGTGGAGCAGCGCCTCTCGCCCGCTCTGCTGTTCGACTACGGGTCGATCGACGCCGTGGTGGAGCACCTCGAGTCGCAAGGGATGCTGGCCCATGCCGGCAGTTAG
- a CDS encoding acyl-CoA desaturase translates to MNVAEAGIVRLDPQSLRIKRFSALTTMTLPLIGTAVAVWLLVTGHVTALDLILFGAMYLVHLGGVTIGLHRLIAHRAFKTRPWVRDVLMVAGSMGAQGPLLFWVATHRRHHKFADQEGDPHSPNLHGTGLKARAQGLWYAHMPWMLSEENSKWSVFAPDVLHNRQLVAHHRMYPAWVLLGLALPTAVGLVVGGSLEAAGTALVFGGLARIFVANQAAWCVGSICHAFGSRPFATRDQSTNNWWVAVVTMGEGLQNNHHAFPGSYRHAVRWWEPDLSGWLIAGLGRLRLAWDLHEPSATAVARRRIGD, encoded by the coding sequence ATGAATGTGGCTGAGGCCGGCATCGTCCGGCTCGACCCGCAGAGCCTGCGGATCAAACGGTTCTCCGCGCTTACCACCATGACACTGCCGCTGATCGGTACGGCCGTAGCGGTCTGGCTGCTCGTGACCGGCCACGTCACCGCCCTCGACCTGATCCTGTTCGGCGCGATGTACCTCGTACATCTCGGCGGCGTCACGATCGGCCTGCACCGGCTCATCGCCCACCGTGCGTTCAAGACGCGGCCGTGGGTGCGCGACGTCCTCATGGTGGCCGGTTCGATGGGCGCCCAGGGTCCGCTGCTCTTCTGGGTCGCCACGCATCGACGGCACCACAAGTTCGCCGACCAGGAGGGCGACCCACACTCGCCCAACCTCCACGGCACGGGCTTGAAGGCAAGGGCACAAGGCCTCTGGTATGCACACATGCCGTGGATGCTCAGCGAAGAGAACTCGAAGTGGTCCGTCTTCGCGCCCGACGTCCTGCACAACCGGCAACTCGTGGCCCATCACCGGATGTATCCCGCCTGGGTGCTGCTCGGCCTCGCCCTGCCCACCGCGGTCGGGCTCGTGGTCGGCGGGAGCCTCGAGGCCGCGGGGACCGCGCTGGTGTTCGGCGGCCTGGCGCGTATCTTCGTCGCGAACCAGGCGGCCTGGTGCGTCGGCTCGATCTGCCACGCATTCGGCAGCCGGCCCTTCGCCACCCGCGACCAGAGCACGAACAACTGGTGGGTCGCCGTGGTGACCATGGGCGAGGGGCTGCAGAACAACCACCACGCGTTCCCCGGCTCGTACCGGCACGCCGTGCGGTGGTGGGAGCCCGACCTCAGCGGCTGGCTCATCGCCGGGCTCGGCCGGCTGCGCCTCGCCTGGGACCTGCACGAACCGAGCGCGACGGCGGTCGCGCGCCGACGGATAGGAGATTGA
- a CDS encoding RNA-guided endonuclease InsQ/TnpB family protein: MTRAVKRAFKFRFYPTGAQAAELARTFGCVRLVYNMALAARTEAWTLRQERVNYNATSAMLTTWKRTDDLAFLNEVSSVPLQQTLRHLQVAFTNFFAKRARYPSFKSKKKSRRSAEYTTSGFRYRDGQLTLAKMAEPLDIVWSRPLPEGARPSTVTVSQDAAGRWFVSLLCDDVIEQAPASGMVGVDAGLDSLLTLSTGEKFANPRYERRDRVALARAQRELARKAKGSHNRAKARLKVARVHARITDRRRDHLHKLTTRLVRENQTIVVEDLTVRNMVTSHSLARAISDAAWRQFRTLLEYKADWHGRDLVVVDRWFPSSKLCSACGGLAERMPLNVRSWTCRCGQTHDRDVNAARNILAEGLSVIACGGGVRPQRTDVRTGRSSTKQETQRATAGIPRL; this comes from the coding sequence GTGACCAGGGCCGTGAAGCGGGCGTTCAAATTCCGCTTCTACCCGACCGGCGCGCAGGCCGCCGAGCTTGCCCGTACGTTCGGCTGTGTCCGGCTGGTCTACAACATGGCGTTGGCCGCCCGCACCGAGGCGTGGACGCTGCGCCAGGAACGGGTCAACTACAACGCCACCTCGGCGATGCTGACCACGTGGAAGAGGACCGACGACCTGGCGTTCCTCAACGAGGTGTCGTCGGTGCCGTTGCAGCAGACCCTGCGGCACCTGCAAGTCGCGTTCACCAACTTCTTCGCCAAGCGTGCCCGGTACCCCAGCTTCAAGAGCAAGAAGAAGTCGCGCCGGTCGGCGGAGTACACCACCAGCGGGTTCCGGTACCGCGACGGTCAGCTCACCCTGGCGAAGATGGCCGAACCGCTGGACATCGTGTGGTCCCGGCCGCTTCCCGAGGGCGCGAGGCCGTCCACGGTCACCGTGTCGCAGGACGCGGCCGGACGTTGGTTCGTGTCTCTGCTCTGCGACGACGTGATCGAGCAGGCTCCGGCTTCGGGCATGGTGGGCGTTGACGCTGGGCTCGACAGCCTGCTGACCCTCTCTACCGGAGAGAAGTTCGCCAACCCGAGGTATGAGCGCCGCGACCGGGTCGCGCTCGCCAGGGCGCAGCGGGAGCTGGCCCGCAAGGCCAAGGGGTCCCACAACCGGGCCAAGGCCCGGCTCAAGGTCGCCCGCGTGCACGCCCGGATCACCGACCGCAGGCGGGACCACCTGCACAAGCTGACCACTCGGCTCGTTCGTGAGAACCAAACGATCGTCGTCGAGGATCTGACCGTGCGTAACATGGTCACGAGTCACAGCCTGGCCCGCGCCATCAGCGACGCGGCCTGGCGGCAGTTCCGCACCCTGCTGGAATACAAAGCCGACTGGCACGGCCGCGACCTGGTGGTCGTGGACCGCTGGTTTCCGTCGTCCAAGCTGTGCTCGGCGTGTGGTGGGCTCGCTGAGCGGATGCCGCTGAACGTGCGGTCGTGGACCTGCCGATGCGGGCAGACCCACGACCGTGATGTCAACGCAGCCCGCAACATCCTCGCGGAGGGGCTCTCCGTGATTGCCTGTGGAGGCGGTGTAAGACCCCAACGGACGGACGTCCGGACGGGGCGGTCGTCGACGAAGCAGGAAACCCAGCGGGCGACCGCTGGAATCCCCCGCCTGTAG
- a CDS encoding acyl-CoA desaturase: MLEVLSGFHWWHLAVFTGMYLVTSIGVEGGLHRFFTHRSFRAGPVLTAALGIAGSMAAQGTILFWVSVHRKHHAFADRDGDPHSPRPRGPGLAGALAGFWHGHMGWLFTVDQTGWDRRVTDLLHDRRVMTIDRYYAWWVGAGLVLPALGAFAVTGRPVDALAGLLWGGFARMFVLDHVTWTVNSLGHLIGNRPHPTRDGSGNIAGLAPITVGGSWHNNHHAQPSIAHNRQSFWQLDLTGSVIRVFEKLGLAHDVRYRAGKGEGGRA, translated from the coding sequence GTGCTCGAGGTCCTCAGCGGCTTCCACTGGTGGCATCTCGCGGTCTTCACCGGCATGTACCTCGTGACCTCGATCGGCGTCGAGGGCGGGCTGCACCGCTTCTTTACGCATCGGTCCTTCAGGGCTGGGCCGGTCCTGACCGCCGCGCTGGGAATCGCCGGGAGCATGGCGGCGCAGGGGACGATTCTGTTCTGGGTCTCGGTGCACCGCAAGCATCACGCCTTCGCCGACCGTGACGGCGACCCGCATTCGCCGAGGCCGCGGGGTCCGGGTCTGGCCGGTGCGCTGGCCGGCTTCTGGCACGGCCATATGGGCTGGCTGTTCACGGTGGACCAGACCGGCTGGGACCGCCGGGTCACCGACCTGCTGCACGACCGGCGGGTGATGACGATCGACCGCTATTACGCCTGGTGGGTCGGTGCAGGGCTCGTCCTGCCAGCTCTGGGTGCCTTCGCGGTCACCGGCCGCCCAGTCGACGCCCTCGCGGGGCTGCTGTGGGGCGGGTTCGCCCGCATGTTCGTGCTCGACCACGTCACCTGGACCGTGAACTCGCTCGGGCACCTGATCGGCAACCGGCCGCATCCGACGCGAGACGGCAGCGGCAACATCGCCGGGCTCGCGCCGATCACCGTCGGCGGCTCCTGGCACAACAACCACCACGCGCAGCCGTCGATCGCCCACAACCGCCAGAGCTTCTGGCAGCTGGACCTGACCGGAAGCGTGATCCGGGTGTTCGAAAAGCTCGGCCTCGCACACGACGTGCGATACCGCGCGGGGAAAGGCGAGGGAGGAAGAGCTTGA